Proteins encoded in a region of the Lepidochelys kempii isolate rLepKem1 chromosome 24, rLepKem1.hap2, whole genome shotgun sequence genome:
- the ARHGAP30 gene encoding rho GTPase-activating protein 30 isoform X2, translating to MSLAMKARQKVKRKGAAKDRVFGCDLLEHLQHSGQEVPQVLRSCTEFVEQHGIVDGIYRLSGVSSNIQKLRQEFDSDRCPDLNKDVYLQDIHCVSSLCKAYFRELPNPLLTYQLYDKFADAVAIQMEEGRLVKIKEVLKELPSPHYRTLEFLMRHLVHMASYSSQTNMHARNLAIVWAPNLLRSKDIEASGFNGTAAFMEVRVQSIVVEFILTHVEQLFRDAPLCGSDRESLRKSLLLSGLGLPGVHPDCQTMSYNLPAMLNQGDGPPQIRPYHTIIELNDHKKGSLKVKKWRSIFNLGRSSTDSKRKLAKAEEKDDKSVKMSLRPAKSMDSLSSVPDANDDNTRLGRKRSQKQAPQRRESFDSPSSREESFLESDEYPDGKFKGEEGQQTLESEGEASAKSEPTTPKAGRASLVGGAPQGRSPKTAQNRAEKCAGVHISVPFSVTVPFHITSNISLSRLTRGLECPALSYSPLDKEALERSSKELEAEERLGAKIPVAKEDHMADTKPASALDSEENRLSMEVQDSFSFLDNQDTWQDCSTEGDQPEKSLLEETTSDFAGDMLDGFQGMDDFMESRFMNLEFSVEPPLEYLSIEECMNEEQYYMATSCSDSEELSKETDSEDAFLSAYDDLSPLAADLEKLQQLGAQHGWDVPLPESALGGEMAQEMLSNQPPKPAEGPLPSNTNGSSSSKEGSSTKVPLPDGPHASELARPRWSKEVAEDPHGALCQPEGLEGEGAEGTATEPSPAGQREEDKKVTGGDGLEAGPGPPRTESTTDVAPVGEDQGTWALESEGHAAQASHAGDEQVQAPRQREAELAPCAQGQEANGRAPEEVRVQEGQGGSAPPMPETKQPENGKAPPQPLAMKITPALSPVSGPEPPAVPICESGPMSTAPFLETGLETTAAPLDQNGPQASISLLGTGHEASTTPGYESGPEAAPLLETSSDLASRSDASPLLGSGPTSLPLESGPLNPTDLPALPEPDMPAGVRPDGSAPMRVTSSTVRVQQVKSVPIVPPKPQFARMPPTMNMHLGEASTWPKLSASEKSSSGGETGLGKGGSFQRQSHPVSLGGCCRVAEGMESNEESPPPGALEKCPSSTESREPAETSLQKQRRTSWRNGGSMSFDTAVALAKERHLAQAPVRRMQTYCVGDGREMHGAPKVEKPPPFPRPALKPVGQRSLRPLSCTSALLSPDALALGKHPPLPDTACEPCLAPGQEPLSFAQEPAARSRLSMPRLGQRPSDTEEAAGPLPQQRRSLAFEIRDCGGSEEL from the exons tcCCCCAGGTGCTGAGGAGCTGCACCGAGTTTGTCGAGCAGCATGGCATTGTGGACGGGATATACAGGCTCTCCGGGGTCTCCTCAAACATCCAGAAGCTGAG GCAGGAGTTTGACAGCGACCGCTGCCCCGATCTCAACAAAGATGTGTATCTGCAGGACATCCACTGCGTCAGCTCCCTCTGCAAAGCCTACTTCCGGgaactccccaaccccctgctcacctACCAACTCTACGACAAGTTTGCT GATGCTGTGGCCATACAGATGGAGGAGGGACGGCTGGTGAAAATCAAAGAGGTGCTGAAGGAGCTTCCATCCCCACACTACAG GACCCTGGAGTTTCTGATGAGACATCTGGTTCACATGGCTTCTTACAGCTCCCAGACCAACATGCATGCCAGGAACCTGGCCATCGTCTGGGCCCCCAACCTGCTCAG GTCTAAGGACATCGAGGCCTCTGGGTTCAACGGCACGGCTGCCTTCATGGAGGTGCGGGTGCAGTCCATCGTCGTGGAGTTCATCCTCACCCATGTGGAGCAGCTCTTCAGAGACGCCCCTCTCTGCG GAAGTGACCGCGAGAGCCTCCGGAAATCCCTCCTCCTGTCCGGCTTGGGGTTGCCAGGAGTCCACCCCGACTGCCAGACCATGTCCTACAACTTGCCCGCCATGCTGAACCAGGGAGACGGCCCGCCACAGATCCGCCCCTACCACACCATCATCGAGCTCAACGACCACAA AAAAGGCTCCTTGAAGGTAAAGAAATGGAGGTCGATCTTCAACCTGGGCAGATCCAGCACTGACTCCAAACGCAAGCTGgccaaggcagaggagaaag ACGACAAATCCGTTAAAATGAGCTTGCGGCCGGCCAAAAGCATGGACTCCCTCAGCTCCGTGCCGGATGCGAACGATG ACAACACCAGGCTGGGCAGGAAGAGATCACAGAAGCAGGCCCCTCAGCGCCGCGAGAGTTTCGACAGCCCCTCCTCCCGGGAGGAGAGCTTCCTGGAGTCGGACGAGTACCCTGATGGGAAATTCAAGGGCGAGGAGGGGCAGCAAACGCTGGAGTCCGAGGGCGAAGCCAGTGCCAAATCAGAGCCCACGACCCCCAAGGCCGGCCGGGCCTCGCTGGTGGGGGGCGCCCCGCAGGGCCGCTCGCCCAAGACTGCGCAGAACCGGGCAGAGAAGTGCGCTGGGGTCCATATCTCCGTCCCCTTCTCAGTCACCGTCCCCTTCCACATCACTTCCAACATCTCTCTGTCCCGCCTGACCCGGGGGCTGGAGTGCCCGGCCCTGAGCTACAGCCCCTTAGACAAGGAGGCTCTGGAGAGGTCATCCAAGGAGCTAGAAGCAGAGGAGCGGCTGGGGGCTAAGATCCCCGTCGCCAAGGAAGATCACATGG CAGATACAAAGCCGGCGAGTGCTCTGGACTCAGAGGAGAACAGGCTGTCCATGGAGGTGCAGGACTCTTTCTCATTTCTCGACAACCAGGACACCTGGCAGGACTGTAGCACAGAAGGCGACCAGCCAGAGAAGAGCTTGCTGGAAGAGACCACCTCCGATTTTGCTGGGGACATGCTGGATGGCTTCCAAGGAATGGATGACTTCATGGAGAGCAGGTTCATGAAC CTGGAGTTCTCAGTGGAGCCACCCCTGGAGTACCTCTCCATCGAGGAGTGCATGAACGAGGAGCAGTACTACATGGCCACCAGCTGCTCCGACTCCGAGGAGCTCTCCAAGGAGACGGACTCTGAGGACGCATTCCTGAGCGCCTATGATGACCTGAGCCCCTTAGCTGCCGACCTagagaagctgcagcagctcGGGGCGCAGCATGGGTGGGACGTGCCTCTCCCAGAGAGTGCGCTGGGTGGCGAAATGGCTCAAGAGATGCTGAGCAACCAGCCCCCAAAACCTGCTGAGGGGCCATTACCTAGCAACACCAACGGCTCCTCTTCATCCAAAGAAGGCAGCAGCACCAAGGTGCCTCTGCCAGATGGCCCTCATGCTTCAGAACTAGCCAGGCCACGTTGGAGCAAGGAGGTCGCCGAAGATCCCCATGGTGCCCTTTGCCAGCCAGAGGGGCTCgaaggggagggggctgagggaacGGCCAcggagcccagcccagccggcCAGCGAGAAGAAGACAAAAAGGTGACAGGGGGCGATGGTCTGGAAGCAGGCCCTGGCCCACCCAGAACTGAGTCCACCACTGATGTAGCACCAGTTGGGGAGGACCAGGGCACATGGGCTCTGGAGAGCGAAGGCCACGCCGCCCAAGCCAGCCATGCCGGAGATGAGCAGGTGCAGGCCCCGAGGCAACGGGAGGCAGAGCTGGCTCCATGTGCTCAGGGCCAGGAGGCCAATGGAcgtgccccagaggaagtgagAGTGCAGGAGGGCCAAGGGGGCTCTGCTCCTCCCATGCCAGAGACCAAACAGCCAGAGAATGGAAAGGCCCCACCTCAGCCTCTTGCAATGAAGATCACCCCTGCCCTCTCACCAGTATCGGGGCCCGAGCCCCCTGCTGTCCCCATATGTGAGAGTGGCCCCATGTCCACTGCCCCCTTTCTAGAGACAGGCCTTGAGACCACTGCTGCCCCCCTGGATCAGAATGGTCCCCAGGCCTCCATCTCCTTGCTAGGGACAGGCCATGAAGCCTCCACCACCCCTGGGTATGAGAGTGGCCCTGAGGCTGCTCCCTTGCTTGAGACTAGCTCGGATCTTGCGTCCAGGTCTGACGCTTCCCCATTGCTGGGGAGTGGCCCCACAAGCCTTCCCCTGGAATCTGGGCCCCTGAACCCCACAGACCTTCCCGCTCTCCCCGAGCCTGACATGCCAGCCGGGGTGCGCCCTGACGGGAGCGCCCCCATGAGAGTCACTTCCAGCACCGTCCGAGTCCAGCAGGTGAAGTCCGTCCCCATAGTGCCCCCCAAGCCCCAGTTTGCCAGGATGCCTCCTACCATGAATATGCACCTAGGTGAAGCGTCCACGTGGCCCAAGCTCTCTGCTTCGGAGAAGAGCTCCAGTGGTGGGGAGACTGGCCTGGGCAAAGGGGGCTCTTTCCAGAGGCAGTCGCACCCTGTCAGCCTGGGTGGGTGCTGCCGAGTCGCAGAGGGCATGGAGTCGAACGAGGAGTCTCCCCCGCCCGGCGCCCTGGAGAAGTgccccagcagcacagagagccGTGAGCCTGCCGAGACCTCCCTCCAGAAGCAGAGGCGAACCAGCTGGCGTAACGGTGGCAGCATGTCTTTCGACACGGCGGTGGCCCTGGCCAAGGAGAGGCACTTGGCCCAAGCCCCGGTTAGGAGGATGCAGACCTATTGCGTGGGGGATGGGCGGGAGATGCACGGCGCTCCCAAGGTGGAGAAGCCCCCGCCGTTCCCCAGGCCTGCCCTAAAGCCTGTGGGCCAGCGCTCCTTGAGGCCGCTGAGCTGCACCAGCGCGCTACTGTCGCCAGATGCCCTGGCTCTGGGCAAGCACCCGCCACTGCCTGACACGGCCTGCGAACCGTGCCTGGCGCCTGGCCAGGAGCCACTGTCCTTCGCCCAGGAGCCCGCAGCAAGGAGCAGGCTGAGCATGCCCAGGCTCGGCCAGCGACCGTCGGACACGGAAGAGGCAGCGGGGCCTCTCCCGCAGCAGCGGCGGTCGCTGGCTTTTGAAATCAGGGACTGCGGGGGGTCGGAGGAGTTGTGA